One Sphingobacteriales bacterium genomic window carries:
- a CDS encoding DNA topoisomerase 3, with product MSQKSLLIAEKPSVAQSYRQLLEKAENEKFTKKDGYWEGQRFDISWCVGHLVALSEPESYGWKHWNLDDLPMIPQQWQYEVLPNTQKQFDILARLVAKAADLINGTDAGREGELIYRLLVHQCGAAAKPQRRLWLNSFVMNDMLKAWQNLRPATDFNHLAASAIVRAKADWLLGMNASRGYAVGTGKRGLSVGRVQTPTLALVVQRDEDVEKWTDKYFYQLQCTFRKITFLYIQENQQKFDKPDALQLVKTQCEGKIGEIVQVSKNEKRHYPPKPFDLAALQKEANKKWGFKAADTLKHAQHLYENKLITYPRTDSEYLPDSMKNEAVQRLHQLSSAADAAYFDQPLGKQAFFNSAKVSDHFAIIPTADTSQLAACSDAEQKIYQLVRERFITAFFRPYVFEEYIVLMQCEQHYFKAKIIKVLDAGFKERSQQLPDETAAADEAVTTLDDPAFVLRQGDRDLLRDLEILKKKATPPKRYSEASLLTAMETAGRALNDESLRDAMKERGLGTPATKASIIETLKDRGYLDTHTKNLISTAKGRELIALVDEKVKSPEMTGEWEYKLNKIAKGEYKAQQFLSEIEDYLRSLNSGYRQAQAEHFKLHSADMLLCPKCKQGTIKQLDEYWVCSRGKEHCGFIAARTVAGKKLNTKQMEQLIKTGETEKLSGFTSKKGTAFEAVLRLDENGKVVFKF from the coding sequence ATGTCGCAAAAATCATTGCTTATCGCCGAAAAACCTTCGGTTGCTCAGAGTTATCGCCAATTATTGGAAAAAGCTGAAAACGAAAAATTTACAAAAAAAGACGGCTACTGGGAGGGGCAGCGTTTTGATATTTCGTGGTGCGTGGGGCATTTGGTGGCACTCTCCGAGCCTGAATCCTACGGCTGGAAACACTGGAATTTAGACGACCTGCCGATGATTCCGCAACAGTGGCAATATGAAGTGTTGCCCAATACTCAAAAACAATTTGATATTTTGGCGCGCTTGGTCGCCAAAGCCGCCGACCTCATCAATGGCACAGATGCCGGACGCGAAGGAGAACTAATTTACCGCCTTTTGGTGCATCAGTGCGGGGCTGCTGCCAAACCCCAACGCCGCCTCTGGCTCAACTCCTTTGTGATGAACGATATGCTCAAAGCGTGGCAAAACCTCCGCCCCGCCACCGACTTCAATCACCTCGCCGCCTCTGCCATCGTCCGCGCCAAAGCCGACTGGCTGCTCGGTATGAACGCCTCGCGCGGCTACGCCGTAGGAACAGGAAAACGGGGATTGTCGGTGGGGCGCGTGCAAACACCTACGTTGGCATTGGTGGTGCAGCGCGATGAAGATGTGGAAAAATGGACGGATAAATATTTTTATCAACTGCAATGCACTTTCAGGAAAATTACTTTTTTGTACATACAGGAAAATCAGCAGAAATTTGATAAACCCGATGCCCTGCAATTGGTAAAAACGCAGTGCGAAGGCAAAATAGGCGAAATTGTACAGGTTTCAAAAAATGAAAAACGCCACTACCCGCCCAAACCCTTTGATTTGGCTGCCCTGCAAAAAGAAGCCAATAAAAAATGGGGATTTAAAGCAGCCGATACGCTCAAACATGCGCAGCATCTTTACGAAAATAAGCTCATTACTTATCCGCGTACCGACAGCGAATATTTGCCCGACAGTATGAAAAATGAAGCCGTTCAGCGATTGCACCAACTGAGCAGTGCCGCCGATGCCGCCTATTTTGACCAGCCTTTGGGCAAGCAGGCTTTTTTTAACAGTGCCAAAGTGAGCGACCACTTCGCCATTATTCCTACCGCCGATACTTCCCAACTGGCGGCTTGCAGCGATGCCGAACAAAAAATTTATCAACTTGTTCGGGAGCGTTTTATTACCGCCTTTTTCAGACCTTATGTTTTTGAAGAATACATCGTGCTGATGCAGTGCGAGCAGCATTATTTTAAAGCAAAAATTATTAAGGTATTAGATGCCGGATTTAAAGAACGCAGCCAACAACTCCCCGATGAAACAGCAGCAGCAGATGAAGCCGTGACCACCTTAGACGACCCCGCTTTTGTGCTGCGGCAAGGAGACCGCGACCTGCTGCGCGATTTGGAAATACTGAAGAAAAAAGCCACTCCGCCCAAACGATACAGCGAAGCCTCTTTGCTCACCGCTATGGAAACCGCCGGACGCGCCCTCAATGACGAAAGCCTCCGCGATGCCATGAAAGAGCGTGGCTTGGGAACGCCCGCTACCAAAGCCTCTATCATAGAAACCCTCAAAGATCGTGGCTATTTAGATACACACACAAAAAACCTCATCTCTACTGCCAAAGGGCGAGAACTCATTGCCTTAGTAGATGAAAAAGTGAAAAGCCCCGAAATGACCGGCGAATGGGAATACAAACTCAATAAAATTGCCAAAGGTGAATACAAAGCCCAGCAGTTTTTGTCGGAAATAGAAGATTATTTGCGCAGCCTCAACTCCGGCTATCGTCAGGCGCAAGCCGAGCATTTTAAATTGCACAGTGCCGATATGCTCCTTTGCCCTAAATGCAAGCAGGGTACTATCAAGCAATTAGATGAATATTGGGTGTGCAGCAGAGGAAAAGAACATTGCGGATTTATAGCAGCACGCACAGTGGCGGGCAAAAAACTCAATACCAAACAAATGGAACAACTGATAAAAACGGGCGAAACCGAAAAACTGAGCGGATTTACCAGCAAAAAAGGTACTGCTTTTGAAGCGGTTTTGCGCTTAGATGAAAATGGAAAAGTTGTTTTTAAATTTTAA
- a CDS encoding dihydrofolate reductase — MHIAHIVAYDRQRIIGINNTLPWRVPNDMQYFKRTTWGHHVLMGRNTFESLQGKPLVQRVNMVLSSNPHYRPERSIHVSTLAEAIALARYEGEQELFIIGGGILFEQTLSICTRLYITELDMVLPVAPHDTVTYYPTLVADEWAMKEETSLPADMKNPCAQRYMILERKQGSR, encoded by the coding sequence ATGCATATCGCTCATATTGTAGCCTACGACCGCCAACGCATTATTGGTATCAACAATACCCTTCCCTGGCGGGTACCCAACGATATGCAGTATTTCAAACGCACCACTTGGGGACATCATGTGTTGATGGGTCGCAATACTTTTGAATCGCTGCAAGGCAAACCCTTGGTGCAGCGTGTAAATATGGTATTGAGCAGCAATCCGCATTATCGTCCCGAGCGCAGCATTCACGTTTCTACCCTTGCAGAAGCCATCGCCCTTGCCCGCTACGAAGGAGAGCAGGAATTGTTTATTATCGGCGGCGGCATACTCTTTGAGCAGACGCTTTCTATCTGTACAAGGCTCTATATCACCGAATTGGATATGGTGCTGCCCGTTGCGCCGCACGACACAGTTACTTATTACCCTACCCTTGTTGCCGATGAGTGGGCAATGAAAGAAGAAACTTCTTTGCCCGCCGATATGAAAAATCCCTGCGCGCAACGCTATATGATATTGGAAAGGAAGCAGGGCAGCCGATAA
- a CDS encoding DUF2167 domain-containing protein — MSSALLNAQNNTDTAQLKMMIDSIEKSFTYQHGTVQLKDSVATVVLPEGYKYLDAEQAKKVLVDLWHNPASEDMTLGFIMPQSTSVLSENTYVFNVQYDKIGYVKDDDADDINYDELLAEMQKDVETENEERVKMGYPSASLVGWAAKPFYDKDKKVLHWAKEIRFSEEEANTLNYNVRILGRKGVLVLNAIAPMEQLSAVQGDIPQVVQMLEFNEGFRYSDFDSKVDDVAAWTIGGLVAGKLLAKAGFFAILLKFWKVIAIFVVGIGTKIWRTIQNKKSSTPELQSSDEVAEK; from the coding sequence ATGAGCAGTGCCTTATTAAATGCGCAAAACAATACAGATACGGCTCAACTTAAAATGATGATTGATTCCATTGAAAAATCTTTTACTTACCAACACGGCACTGTTCAATTAAAAGATAGTGTTGCTACTGTTGTATTGCCTGAAGGCTATAAATACCTTGATGCAGAACAAGCCAAAAAAGTATTGGTGGATTTATGGCATAACCCTGCATCTGAGGATATGACCTTGGGTTTTATTATGCCGCAAAGCACCAGCGTACTTTCAGAAAATACTTATGTGTTTAATGTACAATACGATAAAATCGGTTATGTAAAAGATGATGATGCCGATGACATCAATTATGATGAATTGCTGGCAGAAATGCAAAAAGATGTAGAAACTGAAAATGAGGAGCGTGTAAAAATGGGCTACCCTTCTGCATCTTTGGTGGGCTGGGCGGCAAAACCTTTTTATGATAAAGATAAAAAGGTTTTACATTGGGCAAAAGAAATTCGTTTTTCGGAAGAGGAAGCGAATACCTTAAACTACAATGTAAGAATATTAGGAAGAAAAGGTGTATTAGTACTCAATGCTATTGCTCCTATGGAGCAGCTTTCTGCTGTACAGGGCGATATTCCGCAGGTGGTGCAGATGCTTGAGTTTAATGAAGGCTTCCGTTATAGCGATTTTGACTCAAAGGTAGATGATGTGGCAGCTTGGACTATCGGAGGCTTAGTTGCTGGAAAATTGCTTGCAAAAGCGGGATTTTTTGCTATATTGCTGAAATTTTGGAAGGTAATTGCTATATTTGTGGTAGGTATCGGGACAAAAATTTGGCGCACTATACAAAATAAAAAATCATCAACACCCGAACTGCAAAGCTCAGATGAGGTAGCAGAAAAATAA